A single genomic interval of Portunus trituberculatus isolate SZX2019 chromosome 41, ASM1759143v1, whole genome shotgun sequence harbors:
- the LOC123517124 gene encoding metaxin-1-like isoform X2, whose translation MELIVWDGEARFGLPSMDLKSLQMMAYIKFSGAPVTIIKSSNPFRSPTGRLPVFKCADGAFSDFNQVATFLRKQNFSCDYELSPKQCSEVVAYEQLLLEKLYPALVYLWWVEPKSYYDVIHKWYFSSMPFPHKLWYPRKYHQGYCDLINSMFDDPDDNQLVETELHKQAQECLTMLSNRLGDREYFFGRSPSTLDAVIFSYLALLLKVDLKVPVLQNHIKACPNLSRYVSKTIQRFFPSEAHRSTDSRDSPPKDDVPNKGRNLLLSGLVAFSAMFGYAIAAGLVQVDMGEPPTDDYDYEYDDYNDGESGGS comes from the exons ATGGAATTGATTGTGTGGGATGGTGAAGCACGCTTTGGCTTGCCATCTATGGATCTCAAGAGTCTCCAGATGATG GCTTATATCAAGTTTTCTGGTGCACCAGTCACTATTATAAAATCAAGCAATCCCTTCAGGTCTCCAACAGGACGACTACCTGTGTTTAAATGTGCAGATGGAGCTTTCTCAGACTTTAATCAAGTTGCAACATTCCTTCGAAAACAG AATTTTAGCTGTGATTATGAACTCTCACCTAAGCAGTGTTCAGAAGTAGTAGCTTATGAACAATTACTTTTGGAAAAGTTATATCCAGCACTTGTGTACCTCTG GTGGGTTGAACCAAAGAGCTACTATGATGTGATCCATAAATGGTATTTCAGTTCAATGCCATTCCCTCACAAGCTGTGGTACCCCAGGAAGTACCATCAAGGGTATTGTGACCTCATTAATAGCATGTTTGATGATCCTGATGACAATCAATTGGTAGAAACAGAG TTACATAAGCAAGCTCAAGAGTGTTTGACAATGTTGTCAAATCGCCTTGGTGACAGAGAATACTTCTTTGGCCGTTCCCCTTCCACACTTGATGCagttatattttcttacttggCTTTGCTTCTTAAA GTGGACTTGAAAGTACCAGTTCTACAAAATCATATCAAAGCATGTCCAAACTTGTCACGGTATGTCTCCAAGACCATTCAGCGTTTCTTCCCATCAG AGGCCCACAGGAGTACTGACAGCCGAGATTCTCCACCGAAGGATGATGTtccaaacaaaggaagaaacttACTCTTGTCTGGCCTTGTAGCATTCTCTGCTATGTTTGGATATGCCATAGCTGCAGGCCTAGTACAG gttGACATGGGTGAACCACCAACagatgattatgattatgaatATGATGATTACAATGATGGTGAATCTGGTGGCAGCTAG
- the LOC123517124 gene encoding metaxin-1-like isoform X1, producing MELIVWDGEARFGLPSMDLKSLQMMAYIKFSGAPVTIIKSSNPFRSPTGRLPVFKCADGAFSDFNQVATFLRKQNFSCDYELSPKQCSEVVAYEQLLLEKLYPALVYLWWVEPKSYYDVIHKWYFSSMPFPHKLWYPRKYHQGYCDLINSMFDDPDDNQLVETELHKQAQECLTMLSNRLGDREYFFGRSPSTLDAVIFSYLALLLKVDLKVPVLQNHIKACPNLSRYVSKTIQRFFPSDLRAEEQAKRKAHRSTDSRDSPPKDDVPNKGRNLLLSGLVAFSAMFGYAIAAGLVQVDMGEPPTDDYDYEYDDYNDGESGGS from the exons ATGGAATTGATTGTGTGGGATGGTGAAGCACGCTTTGGCTTGCCATCTATGGATCTCAAGAGTCTCCAGATGATG GCTTATATCAAGTTTTCTGGTGCACCAGTCACTATTATAAAATCAAGCAATCCCTTCAGGTCTCCAACAGGACGACTACCTGTGTTTAAATGTGCAGATGGAGCTTTCTCAGACTTTAATCAAGTTGCAACATTCCTTCGAAAACAG AATTTTAGCTGTGATTATGAACTCTCACCTAAGCAGTGTTCAGAAGTAGTAGCTTATGAACAATTACTTTTGGAAAAGTTATATCCAGCACTTGTGTACCTCTG GTGGGTTGAACCAAAGAGCTACTATGATGTGATCCATAAATGGTATTTCAGTTCAATGCCATTCCCTCACAAGCTGTGGTACCCCAGGAAGTACCATCAAGGGTATTGTGACCTCATTAATAGCATGTTTGATGATCCTGATGACAATCAATTGGTAGAAACAGAG TTACATAAGCAAGCTCAAGAGTGTTTGACAATGTTGTCAAATCGCCTTGGTGACAGAGAATACTTCTTTGGCCGTTCCCCTTCCACACTTGATGCagttatattttcttacttggCTTTGCTTCTTAAA GTGGACTTGAAAGTACCAGTTCTACAAAATCATATCAAAGCATGTCCAAACTTGTCACGGTATGTCTCCAAGACCATTCAGCGTTTCTTCCCATCAG ACTTGCGTGCTGAGGAACAAGCAAAAAGAA AGGCCCACAGGAGTACTGACAGCCGAGATTCTCCACCGAAGGATGATGTtccaaacaaaggaagaaacttACTCTTGTCTGGCCTTGTAGCATTCTCTGCTATGTTTGGATATGCCATAGCTGCAGGCCTAGTACAG gttGACATGGGTGAACCACCAACagatgattatgattatgaatATGATGATTACAATGATGGTGAATCTGGTGGCAGCTAG